A genomic region of Rhodococcus qingshengii JCM 15477 contains the following coding sequences:
- a CDS encoding phosphatase PAP2 family protein: protein MSHHPDTPGQPWIRPLIAAITCFAVLLVVGVFSKTWVIEHGLDLDEGIERHRTSWGVVLAEVVTDCAQPAVGVGVVFVLAAWLGMRRRRSDAILVLAIMAGTLIVSTVAKYAIREPRPPVSLWAMTPDTHWSFPSGHTAVAAAGVGIIVLLTAHSRSALRRGARLLAVLFALTVAASRLYLGVHYPSDVIASFLAAATAILAVHVGSHIPAGFRLVTGRWLRNGIDAPNVVDIEEPMREDSS, encoded by the coding sequence GTGTCCCACCACCCCGATACCCCTGGCCAACCGTGGATCCGGCCGCTGATCGCGGCGATCACCTGTTTTGCCGTGTTGCTCGTCGTCGGTGTCTTCTCGAAGACGTGGGTCATCGAGCACGGACTGGATCTCGACGAAGGGATCGAACGCCACCGCACATCGTGGGGCGTCGTGTTGGCTGAGGTGGTGACCGATTGTGCGCAACCTGCGGTCGGAGTCGGCGTCGTCTTCGTTCTCGCAGCCTGGCTCGGGATGCGTCGGCGCCGCTCGGACGCGATCCTCGTTCTGGCGATCATGGCGGGAACACTGATCGTCTCGACCGTCGCCAAGTATGCAATCCGGGAGCCCCGGCCTCCGGTGTCGTTGTGGGCGATGACGCCGGACACACACTGGTCGTTCCCCTCTGGACATACCGCCGTGGCAGCGGCGGGTGTCGGCATCATTGTTCTGCTGACCGCACACTCACGCTCGGCACTGCGCAGGGGCGCCCGTCTTCTCGCAGTCCTGTTCGCCCTCACCGTCGCCGCATCACGCCTGTATCTGGGGGTGCACTACCCCAGCGACGTGATTGCCAGCTTCCTCGCCGCCGCCACCGCCATTCTCGCGGTTCATGTCGGCTCTCACATCCCTGCCGGGTTCCGCTTGGTGACCGGCCGATGGCTACGTAATGGCATCGACGCGCCGAATGTCGTTGACATCGAAGAACCGATGAGAGAGGACTCGTCATGA
- a CDS encoding histidine phosphatase family protein produces MTSQLYLVRHGQTALNAEGRLRGLADPPLDEIGERQAAAVARALSDIGASLVLSSPLRRAVRTAQIIAEALGIEQRIDARLNDRDYGFWTGHRKSEVLAEWGTVDAAPGVETSETVLTRVLPALDEFAVPGADSTPLIVVTHDAVIRPLMLHIDPDATTITVPTGSYQVLIYLEGRWRIDLIDQQPL; encoded by the coding sequence ATGACCTCGCAGCTCTACCTCGTCCGCCACGGACAAACCGCCCTCAACGCCGAAGGCCGCCTACGCGGCCTGGCCGATCCACCGCTCGACGAGATCGGCGAGCGACAAGCCGCCGCCGTAGCGAGGGCCCTGAGCGATATCGGAGCGAGCCTTGTTCTGTCCAGTCCACTCCGCCGCGCCGTCCGCACCGCGCAGATCATCGCCGAGGCGCTGGGCATAGAGCAGCGCATCGATGCACGCTTGAACGACCGCGACTACGGGTTCTGGACCGGGCACCGTAAGAGTGAGGTACTAGCAGAATGGGGCACCGTCGATGCAGCGCCCGGGGTGGAGACGTCCGAGACGGTTCTTACCCGTGTCCTGCCCGCACTCGACGAATTCGCGGTACCGGGCGCCGATTCGACACCGTTGATCGTCGTCACCCACGACGCCGTCATCCGGCCACTGATGCTGCACATCGACCCGGACGCAACGACGATCACCGTCCCCACAGGGTCCTACCAGGTGCTCATCTACCTCGAGGGGAGGTGGAGAATCGATCTCATCGATCAGCAACCCCTCTGA
- a CDS encoding universal stress protein: MNSQQKISHAAHSPLTCHLHETRSHLPVAGHIVAGLGSGAPSSNALTFATDFAAKQGAALHIVHCIDVEDMPVETDSPYYEDRFHQAVTAQRDRALAILHAFPGNWTYDCQRAEPAQYLMTIADTYGAFVIVIGAPRLGAVSAGGTLFHTSVSSRLARQNRYALLLIPATVSAAAWPDKST; encoded by the coding sequence ATGAACAGCCAGCAGAAGATTTCGCACGCGGCGCACTCACCACTGACCTGTCATCTGCACGAAACCCGCTCACATCTACCCGTCGCAGGTCACATCGTTGCCGGCCTCGGTTCCGGCGCCCCTAGCAGTAACGCACTGACATTCGCCACGGATTTCGCAGCGAAGCAGGGCGCAGCATTGCATATCGTGCACTGCATCGACGTCGAAGACATGCCCGTCGAAACCGATTCCCCCTATTACGAAGATCGCTTCCACCAGGCTGTCACCGCCCAACGCGATCGCGCACTCGCGATACTGCACGCCTTCCCCGGTAACTGGACCTACGACTGCCAGCGCGCCGAACCTGCACAATATTTGATGACAATCGCCGACACATACGGGGCCTTCGTCATCGTGATCGGCGCTCCGCGCCTGGGAGCGGTATCGGCCGGCGGCACTCTGTTCCACACCTCGGTCTCGAGCCGACTGGCCCGTCAGAACCGGTATGCACTGCTCCTGATTCCGGCTACCGTCTCCGCTGCAGCGTGGCCGGACAAATCCACGTGA